In Euphorbia lathyris chromosome 9, ddEupLath1.1, whole genome shotgun sequence, the following are encoded in one genomic region:
- the LOC136207475 gene encoding CRC domain-containing protein TSO1 isoform X1, producing the protein MELNTPNKKNQTISTPLSQFEESPVFNYINNLSPIELVKSAHNDHSFSSLSFSSPPSVFASPKLNYQRDNKSFLKRRHFSDLQKSKASQSIGDDNTREGGCAEQVECTTSSNLAREGTVQPLNEQLDSAVELPTVMQCDSANADHSIAPLDAIRSYGDSENINASNERHCSYENEKHLRKICRIESSGDEAGCDWVTLVSNVSDMLDFDPSTSGENLEEQKMVDPGTISFISNVLQIPQDNTNSLENMEPTDCVGFSEEQTGDPETESTELREQEVDRIPSVLSGSLLSKLVDYNAATEMDAKGQKCQSSCKQQHSIRRLVFEVAGAHRKKLVCDTDGAPNLPKSDCKISHAENRPSSRLSVLSRKGIGLHLNALANASNDGKVIKIETVSSIRQDIEIVPSDSEDRLEENAPKTSVDVNEDFGTSSPKMKRQKMEHVGSACKRCNCKRSKCLKLYCECFAAGLYCIEPCSCQDCFNKPAHEDKVLETRKQIESRNPLAFAPKVIRNTDFVSEFADETNKTPASARHKRGCNCKKSNCLKKYCECYQGGVGCSANCRCEGCKNTFGTKNGHEENDVEGEECEVVEMITSGKTSEDDIIERVEEEHANLRMSSETTRSSMQLPIAFRGQLLRPFPAIGSSSKISSCQKLGTELFRQSKFGTHLQAIPEEETPEISSSRSESNGVKSSSPNSKRVSPPHRGFGSSSSWGSSRKVILRSVPFPSLNSPNQKG; encoded by the exons GAATCTCCTGTCTTTAATTACATAAACAATCTGTCGCCCATTGAGTTAGTAAAGTCGGCACATAATGATCACAGTTTTAGCTCTTTATCTTTTTCATCGCCTCCATCAGTGTTTGCGTCACCTAAGCTCAATTACCAAAGAGACAATAAATCTTTTCTTAAGAG GCGGCATTTCTCAGACCTACAGAAGTCTAAAGCCTCTCAGAGTATAGGTGACGACAACACAAGGGAAGGAGGGTGTGCTGAGCAAGTAGAATGCACGACCTCCAGTAATCTGGCTAGAGAGGGTACTGTTCAGCCACTCAATGAACAGTTAGACTCAGCAGTAGAACTGCCAACAGTTATGCAATGTGATAGTGCTAACGCAGATCATAGCATTGCACCTCTTGATGCCATTAGATCATATGGTGACTCAGAAAATATAAATGCTTCAAATGAGAGACATTGTTCGtatgaaaatgaaaaacattTGCGTAAAATCTGTCGGATTGAGTCAAGCGGAGATGAAGCAGGATGTGATTGGGTCACATTGGTTTCTAATGTGTCTGATATGTTAGACTTTGATCCATCCACCAGTGGAGAAAACCTTGAGGAGCAAAAAATGGTGGATCCTGGGACAATATCTTTTATATCAAATGTACTTCAGATCCCACAAGATAATACTAATAGTTTGGAGAATATGGAACCTACTGATTGCGTTGGTTTTTCAGAAGAACAAACGGGAGATCCAGAAACCGAGTCAACAGAATTAAGAGAACAAGAAGTAGATAGAATACCATCTGTACTTTCTGGCAGTCTACTGAGTAAGCTTGTAGATTATAATGCAGCCACAGAAATGGATGCCAAGGGACAAAAGTGTCAGTCTAGCTGCAAG CAGCAGCATAGTATACGGAGGCTTGTTTTTGAGGTGGCAGGAGCACATAGAAAGAAGTTAGTATGTGACACTGATGGTGCTCCCAACTTGCCAAAATCAGATTGTAAAATTTCCCATGCTGAGAATCGTCCATCTTCAAGGCTTTCCGTGTTATCAAGAAAGGGCATAGGATTGCATTTGAATGCTCTGGCAAACGCTTCAAATGATGGTAAAGTTATCAAGATTGAGACTGTCTCTTCAATAAGGCAAGACATAG AAATTGTTCCTTCTGACAGTGAAGATAGGTTGGAGGAAAATGCTCCTAAAACATCAGTTGATGTTAATGAAGACTTTGGCACTAGTAGTCCTAAAATgaagag GCAAAAAATGGAACATGTTGGATCAGCGTGCAAGCGCTGCAACTGTAAGAGGTCAAAATGCTTAAAGCT ATATTGTGAATGTTTTGCTGCTGGACTCTATTGTATTGAGCCTTGTTCTTGTCAAGATTGTTTCAATAAACCTGCTCACGAAGATAAAGTTCTGGAGACTCGGAAACAAATTGAATCTCGAAACCCTCTAGCATTTGCTCCTAAAGTGATCAGAAACACAGATTTTGTTtctgaatttgcg GATGAAACTAACAAAACACCAGCTTCAGCCAGGCATAAGAGAGGATGCAATTGTAAAAAATCAAATTGCTTAAAGAAATATTGTGAATGCTACCAG GGTGGTGTCGGTTGCTCTGCCAACTGCAGATGTGAAGGGTGTAAAAACACATTTGGCACCAAAAACG GACATGAAGAAAATGACGTTGAGGGCGAGGAATGTGAGGTGGTTGAGATGATCACATCAGGCAAAACATCTGAGGATGATATAATAGAAAGGGTTGAAGAAGAGCATGCAAATCTAAGAATGTCTTCTGAAACTACCAG GTCTTCGATGCAATTGCCAATAGCGTTCAGAGGACAACTCTTAAGACCTTTTCCTGCTATTGGTTCATCAAGTAAAATTTCAAGCTGCCAGAAGCTTGGAACAGAATTATTTCGGCAGTCGAAATTTGGAACACATCTTCAGGCGATTCCTGAAGAAGAAACTCCAGAGATATCCAGCAGTAGGTCTGAGTCAAATGGTGTGAAGTCGTCGTCTCCAAATAGCAAAAGGGTTTCACCTCCTCATCGCGGTTTCGGGTCATCAAGCAGTTGGGGGAGTAGCAGAAAGGTGATTCTACGATCTGTCCCTTTCCCATCCCTCAACTCACCAAATCAAAAGGGTTAA
- the LOC136206591 gene encoding small ribosomal subunit protein eS1y, with protein sequence MAVGKNKRISKGKKGGKKKAADPFAKKDWYDIKAPSVFTVRSVGKTLVTRTQGTKIASEGLKHRVFEISLADLQKDEDHAYRKIRLRAEDVQGRNVLTNFWGMDFTTDKLRSLVRKWQTLIEAHVDVKTTDNYTLRLFCIAFTKRRANQVKRTCYAQSSQIRQIRRKMREIMINQAASCDLKELVAKFIPEMIGREIEKATSSIYPLQNVYIRKVKILKAPKFDLGKLMEVHGDYSADDIGVKLDRPADEAMPEAETEVVGAA encoded by the exons ATGGCCGTCGG GAAGAACAAACGTATTTCTAAGGGAAAGAAGGGAGGCAAGAAGAAGGC AGCTGATCCTTTTGCTAAGAAGGACTGGTATGACATCAAGGCACCTTCTGTATTCACTGTCAGAAGTGTTGGCAAAACCCTTGTGACCAGAACCCAGGGGACCAAG ATTGCTTCAGAGGGGCTGAAACATAGAGTTTTTGAAATATCTCTGGCTGATCTTCAGAAGGATGAGGATCATGCCTACAGGAAGATTCGCCTTAGAGCAGAGGATGTTCAGGGGAGGAATGTGTTGACAAACTTTTGG GGCATGGACTTCACTACAGACAAGCTGAGGTCACTAGTGAGAAAATGGCAGACTCTCATTGAAGCTCACGTCGATGTGAAGACTACAGACAATTATACTTTGAGGTTGTTCTGTATTGCTTTTACCAAGAGACGTGCAAACCAGGTCAAGAGAACTTGCTATGCGCAATCCAGTCAGATCCGCCAG ATTCGCAGAAAGATGAGAGAGATTATGATTAATCAAGCTGCATCATGCGATTTGAAAGAACTGGTAGCAAAGTTCATCCCTGAGATGATCGGTAGGGAGATTGAGAAGGCAACTTCTAGTATATACCCTCTGCAAAATGTCTACATCCGAAAAGTCAAGATCCTTAAGGCTCCCAAGTTTGATCTTGGAAAGCTGATGGAG GTTCATGGTGACTACTCGGCAGATGATATTGGCGTGAAATTGGACAGGCCTGCTGACGAAGCAATGCCAGAGGCAGAGACTGAGGTTGTCGGTGCAGCCTAA
- the LOC136207475 gene encoding protein tesmin/TSO1-like CXC 2 isoform X2 produces MELNTPNKKNQTISTPLSQFEESPVFNYINNLSPIELVKSAHNDHSFSSLSFSSPPSVFASPKLNYQRDNKSFLKRRHFSDLQKSKASQSIGDDNTREGGCAEQVECTTSSNLAREGTVQPLNEQLDSAVELPTVMQCDSANADHSIAPLDAIRSYGDSENINASNERHCSYENEKHLRKICRIESSGDEAGCDWVTLVSNVSDMLDFDPSTSGENLEEQKMVDPGTISFISNVLQIPQDNTNSLENMEPTDCVGFSEEQTGDPETESTELREQEVDRIPSVLSGSLLSKLVDYNAATEMDAKGQKCQSSCKQHSIRRLVFEVAGAHRKKLVCDTDGAPNLPKSDCKISHAENRPSSRLSVLSRKGIGLHLNALANASNDGKVIKIETVSSIRQDIEIVPSDSEDRLEENAPKTSVDVNEDFGTSSPKMKRQKMEHVGSACKRCNCKRSKCLKLYCECFAAGLYCIEPCSCQDCFNKPAHEDKVLETRKQIESRNPLAFAPKVIRNTDFVSEFADETNKTPASARHKRGCNCKKSNCLKKYCECYQGGVGCSANCRCEGCKNTFGTKNGHEENDVEGEECEVVEMITSGKTSEDDIIERVEEEHANLRMSSETTRSSMQLPIAFRGQLLRPFPAIGSSSKISSCQKLGTELFRQSKFGTHLQAIPEEETPEISSSRSESNGVKSSSPNSKRVSPPHRGFGSSSSWGSSRKVILRSVPFPSLNSPNQKG; encoded by the exons GAATCTCCTGTCTTTAATTACATAAACAATCTGTCGCCCATTGAGTTAGTAAAGTCGGCACATAATGATCACAGTTTTAGCTCTTTATCTTTTTCATCGCCTCCATCAGTGTTTGCGTCACCTAAGCTCAATTACCAAAGAGACAATAAATCTTTTCTTAAGAG GCGGCATTTCTCAGACCTACAGAAGTCTAAAGCCTCTCAGAGTATAGGTGACGACAACACAAGGGAAGGAGGGTGTGCTGAGCAAGTAGAATGCACGACCTCCAGTAATCTGGCTAGAGAGGGTACTGTTCAGCCACTCAATGAACAGTTAGACTCAGCAGTAGAACTGCCAACAGTTATGCAATGTGATAGTGCTAACGCAGATCATAGCATTGCACCTCTTGATGCCATTAGATCATATGGTGACTCAGAAAATATAAATGCTTCAAATGAGAGACATTGTTCGtatgaaaatgaaaaacattTGCGTAAAATCTGTCGGATTGAGTCAAGCGGAGATGAAGCAGGATGTGATTGGGTCACATTGGTTTCTAATGTGTCTGATATGTTAGACTTTGATCCATCCACCAGTGGAGAAAACCTTGAGGAGCAAAAAATGGTGGATCCTGGGACAATATCTTTTATATCAAATGTACTTCAGATCCCACAAGATAATACTAATAGTTTGGAGAATATGGAACCTACTGATTGCGTTGGTTTTTCAGAAGAACAAACGGGAGATCCAGAAACCGAGTCAACAGAATTAAGAGAACAAGAAGTAGATAGAATACCATCTGTACTTTCTGGCAGTCTACTGAGTAAGCTTGTAGATTATAATGCAGCCACAGAAATGGATGCCAAGGGACAAAAGTGTCAGTCTAGCTGCAAG CAGCATAGTATACGGAGGCTTGTTTTTGAGGTGGCAGGAGCACATAGAAAGAAGTTAGTATGTGACACTGATGGTGCTCCCAACTTGCCAAAATCAGATTGTAAAATTTCCCATGCTGAGAATCGTCCATCTTCAAGGCTTTCCGTGTTATCAAGAAAGGGCATAGGATTGCATTTGAATGCTCTGGCAAACGCTTCAAATGATGGTAAAGTTATCAAGATTGAGACTGTCTCTTCAATAAGGCAAGACATAG AAATTGTTCCTTCTGACAGTGAAGATAGGTTGGAGGAAAATGCTCCTAAAACATCAGTTGATGTTAATGAAGACTTTGGCACTAGTAGTCCTAAAATgaagag GCAAAAAATGGAACATGTTGGATCAGCGTGCAAGCGCTGCAACTGTAAGAGGTCAAAATGCTTAAAGCT ATATTGTGAATGTTTTGCTGCTGGACTCTATTGTATTGAGCCTTGTTCTTGTCAAGATTGTTTCAATAAACCTGCTCACGAAGATAAAGTTCTGGAGACTCGGAAACAAATTGAATCTCGAAACCCTCTAGCATTTGCTCCTAAAGTGATCAGAAACACAGATTTTGTTtctgaatttgcg GATGAAACTAACAAAACACCAGCTTCAGCCAGGCATAAGAGAGGATGCAATTGTAAAAAATCAAATTGCTTAAAGAAATATTGTGAATGCTACCAG GGTGGTGTCGGTTGCTCTGCCAACTGCAGATGTGAAGGGTGTAAAAACACATTTGGCACCAAAAACG GACATGAAGAAAATGACGTTGAGGGCGAGGAATGTGAGGTGGTTGAGATGATCACATCAGGCAAAACATCTGAGGATGATATAATAGAAAGGGTTGAAGAAGAGCATGCAAATCTAAGAATGTCTTCTGAAACTACCAG GTCTTCGATGCAATTGCCAATAGCGTTCAGAGGACAACTCTTAAGACCTTTTCCTGCTATTGGTTCATCAAGTAAAATTTCAAGCTGCCAGAAGCTTGGAACAGAATTATTTCGGCAGTCGAAATTTGGAACACATCTTCAGGCGATTCCTGAAGAAGAAACTCCAGAGATATCCAGCAGTAGGTCTGAGTCAAATGGTGTGAAGTCGTCGTCTCCAAATAGCAAAAGGGTTTCACCTCCTCATCGCGGTTTCGGGTCATCAAGCAGTTGGGGGAGTAGCAGAAAGGTGATTCTACGATCTGTCCCTTTCCCATCCCTCAACTCACCAAATCAAAAGGGTTAA